Sequence from the Mycobacterium florentinum genome:
GGACCCCGTCCTCACCACCTCCTTCATCGACAGCCACGCGTTCGAGCTCGGCGGACGGAAATTCGAGCTGTACTCGACCCCGGGCGGCGAGACCACCGACGCCCTCGTGGTGTGGATGCCCGAGCATCGCACCGTATTCATCGGCAACCTGATGGGACCGTTCTTCGGTCACGTCCCGAATCTGTACACCCTGCGGGGCGACAAGATTCGTAGCGCGATGAGCTTCCTCCACTCGCTGGACCGGGTCCTCGCGCTGGCCCCCGAGACTCTGATCAACGGACACGACGTCGTCCGTGGGGCCGACGAGATACGGCAGACCATGACCAGGGTGCGTGACGCCACGGCGTACCTGCGCGACGCGACGATCGACGGAATGAACGCGGGCCGCGACCTGTGGACGCTGATGCGCGAAATCACGCTTCCGCCCGAGCTGGCGCTGCCCCAGGTACACGGGAAGGTCCCCTGGATCGTGCGCGCGATCTGGGAGGAGCACGTCGGGTGGTTCCGCTACGAGTCCACCACCGAGCTCTACGCCACCCCACCGTCGGCGGTGTGGCAAGACATCGTCGAATTGGCCGGTGGCACCGGCCCACTCATTGACCGCGCGCACGGCCATCTCGAGCAGGGGCGGGCGCTGGAGGCGCTGCATCTCACCGATATCGTGCTGGCTCATTCACCCGAAGAGCCCGCGGCATTGCGGGTGAGACAGCGGGCGCTCGGGCGGGTGTTGGAGGACAGCGGCCGCGAGAACTTCAGCGAGGTGCAGTGGCTCGAACAAGCGATCAAGGCTGCCGCGACGGAGGATTCGAATGAAGCCTGAAAACCTCTACCACACCGGCATTGTCGTCGACGACCTCGACGCAACCCTGGACTGGCTCACCAAGATCGCAGGCTACCGGTGGACGGATGTCGTCGAGGTGGACCAGGTGGCCCAGACGCCCGACGGCGAGATCACCATTGCGATGCGGATGGTGTATTCGGGCAACACGCCGAGATTGGAGATCCTGCAGGCGGTTGCGGGCACGGTCTGGGTTCCGGCGGAGTCGGGTGTGCACCATGTCGGCTACTGGTCCGACGACGTCGAGGCGGATCTCGCGGCACTGGAAGCCAACGGCGCAAGCTTCGAGGTGAAGTCGTATAACCCGGACGGATCCGGGACGTTGCTGTGGGCCTACTGCAAGGCCGCTACCGGGCCCCGCATCGAGCTGGTCGGCCGCGCGATGGAACCGTTCATCGAATACTGGTGGAACACCGCCGGAACCTAGTCCGCGGCAAGGATTTCGGCGGCTGCCCGCTCGCCGGATTGGGCCGCGCCGCTGACGCAGTGATACGAGTACGTGGACGTATCGACACCCGCCCAGTGCACGCGTCCAACCGGCTCGCGTACCGCCGGGCCGAATCCGGACCCCGTCCAGACTCCAGGCCCCATGCAACCGGCGAAATCCCCGCGCGTCCATTCGTCCTTCGACCAGTTGAACTCGAAGTAAGAATCGGGCTCCGGGTTCTGCGGCAGGACCGCGGGGAACGTGATCCGTTCGCAGAGCTGCGCGCCATCCGCTCCGAAGCGATGCGACATTTCCTTCAGCACTTGCGCTTTGCGCTGCGCCCGGGTCAGGCGGTTGAAGTCGCGCGCCTTGTCGCCGGCGATGAAAACGCTCATCAGCCCGGGCTTGTCGCTGGTCTCGTCGAATGCGCTTTCCCGCGCATTGGGGCTGTAATCGCCGGCGTAGATGGAGATCGATTCACCGACCAGCCCGCGCTTGCGCCAGAACGCCTCGTCGTAAACGAGCCAGATCTTCCAGAACGAACCCGTGGGCACCCGGTGCTGCAATTGCGCGCGGTCCGGCGGCAATATCGGATTGAAACCGATGAAGTTCGTCATCGAGATATTCGTCGCGACGATGACGCGGCTAGCCCGTACGCTGACGTTCTCCGCGCTGACGGTGACTCCGCTTGTGTCCTGGGCGATCTGGCGGACCGGTGACCCCGTGTGGACGCTATCCTGACCCAACTTGGCGACGACCCGATCGGCTATCTGTCGCATTCCGCCGCGGACGCGATATTGCTGCGCTTGTCCCGGGGCCTGGCCGCTCAAGTTGAACAGCTTGCTGCGGTAGGTCTTGAGCACGAAAAGCCAATGCAGCAACGAACATGCACCGAGCTCGACACCCGTGTATCCGACGATCGCGGCGCCCAGGAGCGCTTTTGCGTCCTTGCTGATGATGTTCAGGTCGAACCACGACTGTACGGTCATCTGGTCGGCCTCGCGCGTGGTGCCGGGACCCAGACTGGCGGTGAACGGAAACTTGATGTCGTCCCACGGCGCCTCGGGATTGACGGCCTCCGACATCTTTTCCATGCTCAGGATGGCTTTGCCCAAATCCAATTTCGCGGGCATGGAAATCGGGGGCAATGCTTTGAGCGGGTTGGAATCGTGGGCGTCGTACTCGTGGACCTTGTTCGAGGAGTCCACGAATATCGTCTTGCCTTGGTCGTATTGCGCATAGACCTCGACGTCGAGTTCGTCCATCAGCCGCCGGACGTCGGGCTGCGCGTCGGCGTCGGCCACCCACTGCCCGCCGATCTCGAACAAGGTGCCGTCCGAGAGCTGTGCGCTCCAGGTCCGACCGCCGATACGAGGCGAGGCCTCAAGCACCGTCACGGAGTGGCCTGCTTGATGAAGGCGGTAGGCAGCGGTGAGCCCCGCGTATCCGGCGCCGACGACGCAGAAATCGGATTCAAGTGCAGACATCGCTGACCTCCTGGCCACTGAAGGCTCGACCGGAAAACTGTACGCCGACCAGTTGGTTAGCGGGTGAAGTTCGCGAGTGCTCCCGGCAAACGCTGACGTGGGCGTAAACGCGCCGATCCGACGCGTCGCGAATTTGCCGGAAGCCCCGTGGGAAGAGGCGTTGCGCGGCCGGTCAAGTGCTTTCGCGGCGAACACGATTCCCCAAGTGGCAACGAGTTAGCGAGGTCGTCTTACGATCTCTTGATGACGACGGCTCCTGAACAGTTCTCCACCTCGGGGAGGGGTGGCATTCGTATTGCCGCTGACCGCCAGGGCGATCCGCATTCGCGGGCCGTGGTGTTCCTGCACGGCGGCGGGCAGACCCGGCGCTCCTGGGGCCGCGCGGCTGCCGCGGTTGCCAAGCGTGGCTGGCAAGCCGTCACGATCGATTTGCGGGGTCACGGCGAGTCGGACTGGTCCAGCGAAGGCGACTATCGCGTCGTCAGCTTTGCCGCCGATGTCCAAGAGGTGCTGCGGGGCCTGCCGCCGAAGCCCGTGCTGGTGGGCGCCTCGCTGGGTGGGTTCACCTCGATGCTGCTGGCCGGGGAGATCTCGCCCGGCATCGCCAGTGCCGTCGTCCTCGTCGACATCGTGCCCAACATGGAGCAATCGGGGGCGAATCGCATCCACACCTTCATGGCCGACCGGGTGGAGTCCGGATTCGCGTCGCTGGAAGAAGTCGCCGACGCGATCGCCGAATACAACCCCCACCGGCCCCGGCCAACCGATCTCGAAGGCCTGACCACCAACCTGCGCCGTCGCGGGGACCGTTGGTATTGGCATTGGGATCCCCAATTCATCAGTGGCACTGCGGCTTTCCCGCCATTCGAGGTCACCGACGCCGATCGCATGCACACCGCCGTCGAGGCGATCCTGCACAGTGGTGTGCCCATGCTGCTGATTCGTGGCCAAGTGAGCGATCTGGTCAGCCAGGAGCGCGCTGACGAATTTCTCGCGCGGTTTCCCGAGGTCGAGTTCACCGACGTGCATGGCGCCGGGCACATGGTCGCCGGTGATCGCAACGACGTTTTCGCCGGTGCCGTCCTGGATTTCCTGTCCCGCCACGTCGACGCGGGATAACGTCGCCGCCGCTTGAGAAGTGCGGCCATTGCGGACGGCCCGTCGTGATCCCTAATATTTGTTCCGACCCGACACCGCCGCCGGCGCAACGAGATCGTCGGCACAACCGAATGGGATGGCCGATGACGACCGACTCCGAACTGCGTGACCGGGTGGCCCGCCTAGAAGCCCGGGCCGAGATCTTCGACTGCGTACAGCGCTACGCGAGGGGCATCGATCGACGCGATCGGGAGCTACTGCGCTCGGCCTATCACGACGACGCGGTCGACGACCACGTCGGATTCGTCGGCCCCGTCGAGGATTTCATCGATTGGGCGTTGGCTTACCACTCCACGCAGCCGCGGCATCAGCACTACCTGCTCAACCACACCGCGGAGGTCGACGGCGACGAGGCGCACGCCGAGACCTACTACCTGTTCGTCGGGACCGATCGCGAGCCGGCCAACCACATGACCATCTCCGGCGGCCGCTACCTGGATCGGATGGAGCGACGCGACGGACGCTGGGCGATCGTCGACCGAGTGTGCGTCGCCGAGTGGATCGCCGACTCGACGAACCTGATCAGCGACGAAGTCCTGGCGCTGCTCACCGGCATCAAGGGCGCGGCGCACGACCGCAGCGACCCGTCCTATGACCGCCCACTGTCGGCGACCCGGGCCGCCGCAAACTCGTAACGGCGGCCCCCCTCTGACCAGCGACGAGCCGCTTTCGGCTGGTAGCATCCTGGCCCGACAAGAGGAGAGCGGCGTGGGTAAAGCGCGGTTGCGGGGGTTGGTTCTGTTCGTTGCCATGCCGATGGCGGCGACGATGTTCGCGAATACGGCTGCGGCAGAGGCGCCGCCGACGCCGGGCGTACAGCTCGAAGATGAAAGCGGAAGGTGTACAGCGGGTTTCGCGGCCCAGGGCGATGACGGCGGCTACTACTTGCTGACCAGTGGGCACTGCGACGCACACGACGGTTCGATATGGACCTACGGCCCGAGCATCCCGCTCGGGCCGATCACCGCCAGTGAGAAAGAAGGCGACAAGCGCGACGCCGCCATCATCCGCCTCAACCCCGCTGTCGGTGTGCCATCCGGTGGCGTCGGCGGTCTGACGGTGCGAGATGTGTTGGGCAGCAACCAGCTTAAGGTGGGTACGCCCTTCTGCAAGCTGGGGGCGGTTACCGGGGAGACCTGCGGCACGATCACCAAGATCGAAGGCGACGTGGTCGAAGCCAGCGTGTTCAGTCTGGGCGGCGACAGTGGCAGTCCCGGTTACGTCGAGAACGACGACGGCAGCGTGAGTGCGGTCGGCATCTTGATGTCCTCACCGGAGGGTGACGACAACACCACCTACTTCACCCTCGTGCAGCCGCTGCTGGGTAAGTGGGGAATCCACATCCTGCCCTGACGGGTGCCAAGTCATCGGTCGTCGAGAATTACGGTTTCGCCGCGCTTGGTAGTGGGTACAAGCCGGTCCGGTGTCTTGCGTACGGACCCGCCCTGCCCGGTAGGGTCCGTAGGGGTTGACAGCGCGAACGTGAAGGTAGCGGCACCAGCAACACGAAGGAGTGGGCGGTGAAACGTGGGATCGTGATCGGCGCGGCCGGCGTGGCCATGGTGGTCGCAAGCTGTGTCGGCTGTTCGAGCAACAAGTCCAACACCGGGGCATCGAGTACCGCG
This genomic interval carries:
- a CDS encoding VOC family protein, translating into MKPENLYHTGIVVDDLDATLDWLTKIAGYRWTDVVEVDQVAQTPDGEITIAMRMVYSGNTPRLEILQAVAGTVWVPAESGVHHVGYWSDDVEADLAALEANGASFEVKSYNPDGSGTLLWAYCKAATGPRIELVGRAMEPFIEYWWNTAGT
- a CDS encoding alpha/beta fold hydrolase; protein product: MTTAPEQFSTSGRGGIRIAADRQGDPHSRAVVFLHGGGQTRRSWGRAAAAVAKRGWQAVTIDLRGHGESDWSSEGDYRVVSFAADVQEVLRGLPPKPVLVGASLGGFTSMLLAGEISPGIASAVVLVDIVPNMEQSGANRIHTFMADRVESGFASLEEVADAIAEYNPHRPRPTDLEGLTTNLRRRGDRWYWHWDPQFISGTAAFPPFEVTDADRMHTAVEAILHSGVPMLLIRGQVSDLVSQERADEFLARFPEVEFTDVHGAGHMVAGDRNDVFAGAVLDFLSRHVDAG
- a CDS encoding S1 family peptidase, giving the protein MPMAATMFANTAAAEAPPTPGVQLEDESGRCTAGFAAQGDDGGYYLLTSGHCDAHDGSIWTYGPSIPLGPITASEKEGDKRDAAIIRLNPAVGVPSGGVGGLTVRDVLGSNQLKVGTPFCKLGAVTGETCGTITKIEGDVVEASVFSLGGDSGSPGYVENDDGSVSAVGILMSSPEGDDNTTYFTLVQPLLGKWGIHILP
- a CDS encoding alkyl sulfatase dimerization domain-containing protein is translated as MAQSLDALVKQGDAEQDAVDLGDGIFMSRNIANSYLVTTADGDVLINTGTDFEANTIKARFARVSATPLRAITFTQGHPDHVGGWDLFNTAGVETIAQANHPDVREYWRGLHPFYARRIMALWGAFMDVDALAMQLPPDPVLTTSFIDSHAFELGGRKFELYSTPGGETTDALVVWMPEHRTVFIGNLMGPFFGHVPNLYTLRGDKIRSAMSFLHSLDRVLALAPETLINGHDVVRGADEIRQTMTRVRDATAYLRDATIDGMNAGRDLWTLMREITLPPELALPQVHGKVPWIVRAIWEEHVGWFRYESTTELYATPPSAVWQDIVELAGGTGPLIDRAHGHLEQGRALEALHLTDIVLAHSPEEPAALRVRQRALGRVLEDSGRENFSEVQWLEQAIKAAATEDSNEA
- a CDS encoding nuclear transport factor 2 family protein, translating into MTTDSELRDRVARLEARAEIFDCVQRYARGIDRRDRELLRSAYHDDAVDDHVGFVGPVEDFIDWALAYHSTQPRHQHYLLNHTAEVDGDEAHAETYYLFVGTDREPANHMTISGGRYLDRMERRDGRWAIVDRVCVAEWIADSTNLISDEVLALLTGIKGAAHDRSDPSYDRPLSATRAAANS
- a CDS encoding flavin monoamine oxidase family protein; amino-acid sequence: MSALESDFCVVGAGYAGLTAAYRLHQAGHSVTVLEASPRIGGRTWSAQLSDGTLFEIGGQWVADADAQPDVRRLMDELDVEVYAQYDQGKTIFVDSSNKVHEYDAHDSNPLKALPPISMPAKLDLGKAILSMEKMSEAVNPEAPWDDIKFPFTASLGPGTTREADQMTVQSWFDLNIISKDAKALLGAAIVGYTGVELGACSLLHWLFVLKTYRSKLFNLSGQAPGQAQQYRVRGGMRQIADRVVAKLGQDSVHTGSPVRQIAQDTSGVTVSAENVSVRASRVIVATNISMTNFIGFNPILPPDRAQLQHRVPTGSFWKIWLVYDEAFWRKRGLVGESISIYAGDYSPNARESAFDETSDKPGLMSVFIAGDKARDFNRLTRAQRKAQVLKEMSHRFGADGAQLCERITFPAVLPQNPEPDSYFEFNWSKDEWTRGDFAGCMGPGVWTGSGFGPAVREPVGRVHWAGVDTSTYSYHCVSGAAQSGERAAAEILAAD